The Acidobacteriota bacterium sequence GAGCCCCTTGCGCGCGAGCGCCACCCGCCCGCGCGGGGACGCCGTCTCGGTCCGGTATTCCCGGTAGGTGGGGCAGGCGGCCAGGCAGAGTCCGCAGCGGATGCAGTGGAGATACTCCGATTCAGTGGGCTTGGATCCTTCCACAACAAGCTTCCCCGTTCGCGGTTTACGGACCGCGGGGCAGAGGGCTAACACCAGACGGTCATGTCCAGGGCCGCCTTGATCATCCCCGCTTCATGTCTTTCATACATTGAAAACGCCGAGGCCGCGTCGCGGACCGGCATCCGATGGGTCACCAGGCAGGAGAGTTCCCCGCCGCACTCCAGAAAGAGTTCGTGCGCGCGGGCCAGGTATCGGGGCCAGTCGGGAGTGACGGTGGCCACGAGCTGCGCGTTTTTCCGGAAAAAGATCTCGTACTCCAGCGCGTAGACCGGCTGATCGGGTACCCCGAAAGCCACCACGGTCCCCTCCCGGCGTATGATCTCCAGGCAATCGTTGATCGTTTCCCGCTGGTGGCCGACGGCTTCGATGCAGATGTCCGGGGGCGCCCAGTCCAGCACCCCCGCGCGCGCGTCCTGGACCGCCTCGATCCCGCGCCGGCACAGGGTACGGGTGGCGCCGAAGCTCGCGGCGAAACGGCACCGGTCCGGGCAGGGGTCGATCCCGATGACGTCGGCGGCGCCCGCCCGCCGGGCCAGCCAGCAGAACATCAGGCCGATGGCGCCCAGTCCCAGCACGGCGACCGATTTGCCCCCGAGATCTCCGATACGGTCGATGGAACCGAGCACCGTCGAAAGGGGCTGGATGATGCAGGCCGCGGCCCCGTCCTCGATGGCGGGATCCAGAAGGACGGTCTTGGGGGCCAGGGCGAGGAAATATTCGGCCAGGCCCAGGTCCCCGTCCGGGATCGCCAGGACCCGGTCCCCGGGATGGAACCGGTCGCTCGAGCTTTCCACCACCACCCCGACGCATTCGTGAATGGGTGCCCCGGGGGCCAGCGGGTAGGAGCGGTAGCGCTTGTTCCCGGTGTAGAACGGGATGTCGCTGCCGCAGGTCAAGGCCCATTGGTTGCGCACGAGGACCCGGCCGTTTTCGCCGGGCAGCCGGGGCACCGGAACCTCCACCGTCTCGAATGCGCGCGGGCGCACCACCTGAAGCGCTTTCATCGCATATTCCTATTCCGAGTCCATCCCTGGATGAATTGAGGAACAAAGTGAATCCATCGGGGGATGACGAGCATCCTTCCTTATGATAGGATACTCTCAGTCGTTCCAAAAAGCTCTGTCTGGCACAGGAACAGTTTCACATAACGAAATTTTGTTCCACTCCGCAGAATAGTTCCCTTTGCTCCCGTTGTCAATTCGGCAGGGTCGAAATCGAAAAATGAGTTTCAGCCCGTGAAATTGATTGACACTGGATGAAATGCGTTATAGAATGAAACTCGATTCCGTGTAATGGAACAGAATGGAGACATTTTATGAATCCTTTGCCATTTGTAAAAGCAGCGGACGTCAAAGGCGAGTTCAAGACTCCGCCCCGCACGTCCAAACTTCTCCTGGCCCCCAAGTTCGGCCAGGTGAAGAATTGTTCCATGGGCATGAACATCACCGAGGTGGGCAGCCAGATCCCCGACCACACGCATGAGGAATCGGAAGAAGTCCTGTTCCTGATGAGCGGTCGCGCCCGGATCGTGCTGGAAGGGGTCGGTTCCTGGGAGATCGGTCCCGAAACCGCCTTCTATTCGCCGCTCGGGGTGAAGCATCGCGTGGAAAACATCGGCGATGAACCGCTGAAGATCGTTTGGGTTTATTGCCCCCCATTGCC is a genomic window containing:
- a CDS encoding zinc-binding dehydrogenase, which translates into the protein MKALQVVRPRAFETVEVPVPRLPGENGRVLVRNQWALTCGSDIPFYTGNKRYRSYPLAPGAPIHECVGVVVESSSDRFHPGDRVLAIPDGDLGLAEYFLALAPKTVLLDPAIEDGAAACIIQPLSTVLGSIDRIGDLGGKSVAVLGLGAIGLMFCWLARRAGAADVIGIDPCPDRCRFAASFGATRTLCRRGIEAVQDARAGVLDWAPPDICIEAVGHQRETINDCLEIIRREGTVVAFGVPDQPVYALEYEIFFRKNAQLVATVTPDWPRYLARAHELFLECGGELSCLVTHRMPVRDAASAFSMYERHEAGMIKAALDMTVWC
- a CDS encoding cupin domain-containing protein; the encoded protein is MNPLPFVKAADVKGEFKTPPRTSKLLLAPKFGQVKNCSMGMNITEVGSQIPDHTHEESEEVLFLMSGRARIVLEGVGSWEIGPETAFYSPLGVKHRVENIGDEPLKIVWVYCPPLPSHCS